The following coding sequences lie in one Apium graveolens cultivar Ventura chromosome 3, ASM990537v1, whole genome shotgun sequence genomic window:
- the LOC141711074 gene encoding senescence-specific cysteine protease SAG39-like, with product MAFTRKHRCIVMALLFTFGALASLAAARTLNEASISETHDQWMTRYGRVYKSADEKSRRATIFEDNLKYILTFNKANNKPYKLGVNEFADLTNEEFTNSRNKFKSHVCATSENVFRYENVTAVPSSMDWRTKGAVTPIKDQGQCGCCWAFSAVAAMEGITQLKTGKLISLSEQELVDCDTSGEDQGCEGGLMDNAFDFIQQNHGLSTETNYPYSGSDGTCNANKEANHAATITGHEDVPANSESALLKAVANQPISVAIDASGNDFQFYSSGVFTGQCGTELDHGVTAVGYGTAADGTKYWLVKNSWGTSWGEAGYIKMQRGIAAVEGICGIAMQASYPTA from the exons ATGGCTTTTACTAGAAAGCACCGATGCATTGTCATGGCTTTGCTCTTTACCTTTGGCGCCTTGGCATCTCTAGCTGCAGCTCGAACCCTCAATGAGGCATCAATATCTGAGACGCATGACCAATGGATGACACGCTATGGACGTGTGTACAAAAGCGCTGATGAGAAAAGTAGGCGTGCAACCATCTTCGAAGATAACCTAAAATATATCCTGACATTTAATAAAGCCAATAACAAACCATACAAACTAGGGGTCAATGAATTTGCAGACCTTACTAATGAAGAGTTTACAAACTCAAGAAACAAATTCAAGAGCCATGTCTGTGCTACATCGGAAAATGTTTTCAGATATGAAAATGTTACTGCAGTACCATCTAGTATGGACTGGAGAACGAAAGGTGCAGTTACACCTATTAAGGACCAGGGACAATGTG GGTGCTGCTGGGCATTTTCGGCTGTGGCAGCTATGGAAGGAATTACTCAGCTTAAAACCGGCAAGTTGATCTCTCTATCCGAGCAAGAACTGGTTGATTGTGATACTAGTGGCGAAGATCAAGGATGTGAGGGTGGTCTTATGGACAATGCATTTGACTTCATCCAACAAAACCACGGCCTCTCAACTGAAACAAACTACCCTTACAGTGGAAGTGATGGAACTTGCAATGCCAACAAAGAAGCAAACCATGCAGCCACGATAACCGGGCACGAGGATGTGCCTGCAAATAGTGAAAGTGCACTGCTGAAAGCTGTTGCAAACCAACCAATCTCCGTTGCCATTGATGCTAGCGGTAACGACTTCCAATTCTATTCTAGTGGTGTCTTTACAGGTCAATGTGGAACAGAGTTGGATCACGGAGTGACTGCTGTAGGGTATGGCACAGCTGCTGATGGAACCAAGTACTGGCTGGTAAAGAACTCATGGGGAACAAGTTGGGGCGAAGCAGGTTACATAAAAATGCAAAGAGGCATAGCTGCGGTGGAAGGCATATGTGGAATTGCAATGCAGGCTTCCTATCCCACTGCTTAG